One genomic window of Syntrophorhabdaceae bacterium includes the following:
- a CDS encoding V-type ATP synthase subunit D: protein PLIAELAELENAVMRLALELRKTQRRCNALSKIFMPDYRETIVYITGDLEERERESFVILKMIRDRLEQPPSGNT, encoded by the coding sequence TTCCCCTGATCGCGGAATTGGCAGAGCTGGAAAATGCCGTGATGCGGCTGGCCCTGGAGCTTCGCAAGACCCAACGGCGATGCAACGCACTCTCCAAGATATTTATGCCGGACTACCGGGAAACGATCGTCTATATCACAGGTGACCTGGAGGAACGGGAGAGGGAGTCCTTTGTTATCCTGAAGATGATTCGGGATCGCCTT